Part of the Natronobacterium gregoryi SP2 genome, GGCGTCGCGGGCTTGAAGAGGTTTATCTCCTTTTCGAGGTACTCGACCGACTGACCGCTCTCCGATACCGTGGCAGTGCCACCATCTGTCTCAGTGTTATCATTGACCATGGGTTATACCTGCAAGATTGTCACCAGTGTCGGTTGTCGAAATCATACGAAATCAGATTTATTTTCCGTCCGTTACTCCTGTACCTGCTGCTGGATCTCGTCGACGACCTCGGGGTTGCGAAGCGTCGACGTAGTACCCAGTTCGTTGCCACTCGCGATGTCCTCGAGCAGTCGGCGCATGATCTTGCCCGACCGCGTCTTGGGCAGTTCCGGCGTGAAAATGATCTCCTCGGGTTTGGCGATCGGCCCGATCGAGTCGACGATCGAATCGACGACTGCCTCCTCGAGGGTTTCGCCGCCTTCGTAGCCGTCTTCGGGGATGGCGTAGACGTACACTGCTTCGCCCTTGATGTCGTGGTCGCCACCGACGACGGCGGCTTCGGCGACTCCTTCGACCCCGACTGCGGCGGACTCGATCTCCATCGTGCCCAGTCGGTGACCGGAGACGTTGACGACATCGTCCACGCGGCCGAGCACGGTTATGTAGCCGTCGTCGTCGATCTTCGCGCCGTCTTCTGGGAAGTAGACCCAGTCGTCGGCGTCGGGATCGGAGTACTCCTCCCAGTACTCGGCGACGAACCGGTCGTCGTTCCGGTAGAGCGTCCGGAGCATCCCGGGCCAGGGCTTTTGAACCGTGAGGTAGCCTGCTTTGCCGGCGTCGACTTCCTCACCGGTCGTATCGACGACCGTAGCGTCGATCCCAGGCAGCCCTGGACCGGCGGAGCCCGGCTTCATCTCGGCGATGCCCGGCAACGTCGTGATCATGTGGCCACCAGTCTCGGTCTGCCACCAAGTGTCGACAATCGGACACTCTTCGTTGCCGATATGCTCGTAGTACCACTTCCAGGCCCGCGGATTGATCGGCTCCCCGACCGTGCCGAGCAAGCGAAGCGAGGAGAGGTCGTAGCGCTCGGGATACTCGGTCCCCCACTTCATGAACGCCCGAATGGCCGTCGGCGCGGTGTAGAAGACATCGACGCGGTTTTTCTCGAGTATCTCCCAGAAGCGGTCTTTATCCGGATAGTCGGGCGTCCCCTCGTACATCACCGTCGTCGTCCCGAGTGACAGCGGCCCATAGAGGATATAAGAGTGGCCTGTAATCCAGCCGATGTCAGCCGAACACCAATAGGTGTCCTCGGGCTCTAGGTCGAGCACCGAGTGACTCGTCCAGGCGGCATACGAGAGGTAGCCACCGGTGGTGTGTTTGACCCCCTTGGGCTTGCCCGTCGTCCCCGACGTGTACATCAAGAACAGCATGTCCTCGGCGTCCCGGGTGACTGGCTCGACCGTCTCACCGGCGTGTTCCTCGATCAGTTCGCCGTAGCCTTGCTGGCGTTCGGCAAGGGAGTGCTCGAGGTCGTCACCGAGCCGGTCGACGACGACCGTCTCGGTTTCGTGGTCGACGTCGTCGAGACCCTCGTTTGCCTTCGAGATGTGGTCGAGCGCGTCACCGCGCCGATAGTAGCCGTCACAGGTTACCAGGTACTCGCTGTCGGCGGCGTTCATCCGCGTCGCAAGCGCGTCCGCGGAGAAGCCAGCGAAGACGACGCTGTGTGGCGCACCGATCCGAGCACACGCCAGCATCGCAATCGGCAGCTCCGGGATCATCGGCATGTACATCGTGACGACATCGTCCTCTTCGACACCCAGATCCCGCAACGCGGCCGCGAACTCGTCGACCTCGGTCAAGAGGTCGCCGTACGTGTACGTCCGCGTTTCACCCAGCTCGCCTTCCCACTTGATCGCGGCACGGTTTTTCGCCCCGTCCTCGACGTGTCTGTCGAGACAGTTGTACGAGGCGTTTAGCTTCCCGTCCGTGAACCAGCGGTAGGTCGGTGCCGCCGACTCGTCGAGGACCTCCTCGTAGGGCTCCTCCCAATCGAGACACTCCGCAGCGCGTTCCCAACACTCCGGCCAGTTCTCCTCGAACTCCTCGTAAATTCCCGGATCAGATACGTTTGCCTGCTCGACGAACGACTCGGGAGGCTCGAACGTCTCCTGTTCCTCGAGTCGTGCCTCGAGTTCGGCATCCTCCTGTGACATGATACACCCAACTAATATGCTACTACCATCGTAAAGCCGGACTCTAGTTGTACAAAATCGATCGGACACCGAGCTAGCCGAGTGGATTTTTCCAGTAACAAATCGAAGAATACTATGGCTTCGGAGCCGAATTCGCGGTCTGGCACGTGATGGCGCGATGTCAGGTAGCGCGGTGAGAGGGGGCAATCACGAGCCGTCCACGGCGGCATCTAGAAGCTTAGTAACGACGACCGACCACCGTTTCTCACCTCGAGCACCGATACGTAGCGCAGTTCGTCCGGATTGCTGTACCGGTCTCCCGGTGTGGCCGCTTCGGAACGGTTGCACCGGCAACGACAGACAAGAACCCGTCTCAGCCGGTGTGACCGTCGCCGGCTCCCGCTGGAGTGTGGCCCTCGTCGTCGGCAGGGTCGTCGAAGAACGTCCGGAGCAGTTCGTGTTGGCCCTTGCGAAGGTGGTTGTGTAGCGTCGGGGAGGACACCCCCATCGCGTCTGCGATCTCCTCGGCGGTACTCTCGCGCGGCCAGTCGTAGTAGCCGCCGAAGTACGCCGCACGCAACGACGACACCTGCCGGTCAGTCAGGCGATCCTCGAGTCCCTCCCTGAATTCGCGGGCAGTCTGGACCGTCCGATCGCTCTCGCGTTTTCCAATCAGTTCCGAGTCGGGGAACGTGGCCCTGAACCCACTGACGATCGTCCGGAGATCGGCGTCTGCCGCACATTCGGCCGTGATCGTTCCCCGCCCGTCCTCGACTGTCGCCGTACGGATGGTGACGCCGTACTCCGACAGCGTCAACATCGGCGACGCACCGTCGACGACAAACTCGACGCGCCAGCCGTCTTCGTAGGTCTCGATGAGTCGATAGTCGGTGACTCGCTGCTCGTCTGCGGCGAGATCGAAGACGTCGGCCGGCGGCGCTCCTTCGAGTCGGAAGTAGTACAGTTGCGTCGACTCCGAAACCGGCACGACCGAGTCGAGTTCGAACCGACACTCGAGGCGATCCGAGACGTCGACGAAGAACGCCCGGTCGTCCCAACACTCGAGTTCGAACTCGACGACCTGATCCGAGAGCAAGAGGTTGCGCCGACGAACGGCCGTGATCGCGTAGCCGACCTGTCGGCCGATCGTCGCGAGCCAGGTGCGCTCGTCGGCGTCGAAGGCCACCTCGCGGTCGGTCGCGACCGAGAGGGTGCCGTAGGTCGTCTCGCCATACTGGAGCGGGACGTGGGCGATGGCACCGTCGAAACTGTCGCCGTCGACCTCCGTGCTGGTACCGACGACGTCGATCCCGTCCGTCAGCTCTGGCTCCCACTCTTCGGGCACGATGTCGTCGATAGCGACGGGATCGATCCCACTTGCAGCCCGCCACTCCCTGCGGCGATCCACCATCGTCGTTCGATCGATCCAGGCGAACTCGTAGACGCCACCGTCGACCAGGGTCGCACAGGTCTCGGTCTCGACTTCCTCGTGGTCGTTTGCCTCCAGCAGCGCCCGAGTCAGGTCACGGTGACGGGTCGCCAGCGCGTACCGGCGGCCGAGTTCCTCGCGTCGCTCCCTGACGGCCTCGAGTTCGTCGTAGTACGTAGAGACGTCGCGGACGAACAGTGCGAACCCGCAGTGGCGGCCACGGTCGTCTCGTAGAGGGGTGACGACCTCCGTCGCGCGAAACCGGGAGCCGTCCTCCCGAACGCGCCAACCCTCGGTCTCGTGTCCGGACTCCTCGAGAGCACTCGAGAGCGTTCGCTCCGGCGCTCCCGCCTCGACGGCCTCGTCGGTGTAAAACGCCGAGACGTGCGTGCCGACGATCTCGCCGGCACGATAGCCAAACAACGTGGCACCGCTGCGGTTCCACCGGTCGACGTACCCATCCTCGTCGAGGCGAACGAGCGCGTACTGGTCGCTCGCTGCGAGCAACAGCCGAACGACGCTGTCGTCGCCGACTGCACCCCGACCGGACCGCGACTCCCCGCTTCGTGGGCCGGAGGGTCCTTCGACGGCCTCGAAGCTGTCTACGATCTCCGCCTCGGCCGGCTCGGGCAGGTATCGCTCGAGGGCCTCGAAACTCCGCCAGCCGCCGACGGCCTTGACGACCCGTGGATTGACGCCGTGTTCGGCGAGTGACCGGGACGCGAAGTAGTGTCGGAGATCTCCGGTCGAGACGTCGGCGAGCGCGGAGTCGTCGAACCGATCGCTCGCGCGATCGGCTACGTCGGAGACGAGCATCTGGAGCCGCCGTGGCGTCACGGAAAAGATTCGGTCCGCGGGCGAGAGCCCGTTGCTCCGTGCGTATCGGCGTAGCTCTCGCTCGACGTGTGTCGGTAGGTAAGCAGTTCGCTCGTCCTCGCGGTCGTCGGTCGCCGGCACGCGAACGAGGTATCGCGGCGGATCGATGCGAGCCTGGTCGACGTCATCGATCCGCAACCGGGCCAGTTCGGCCGGTCGGAGTCCGACCTCGCCACAGAGACGGACGACCAGTACCTCCCGATACGTCTCGGCAGCGTCGAGCAACGACTCGTACTGCCGACGGGAGAGGGCATCCATCGCTCCCTCCTCGAGACTCATGCTTCGCGGTTTCTGGAGAAGCGAATATAATTGTACCGGCTGTTGTAGCAGAAAGGAGTGGATCGCGGCCCTGTGCCGAGACCACACACCCACAGACAGTTTCGCGCTATTTGAGTGTGCGAAGTCGCTACCCGTCGCCGATCGTCGCCTGAATCTCGCCGACGATTTCGGGGTTGCGAAGCGCACTCGTATCTCCCAGATCGTCACCGTTTGCGATTGCCTCGAGCAGTCGACGCATGATCTTTCCCGACCGAGTCTTCGGTAGCTCTGGGGTGAAGACGACGGTATCGGGGGCCGCGATCGGGCCGATCGTCGACTCGGCGTTGTCGACGATCGCTTCGCGAACGTCGCCGCTCTCCGGATCGAACCCACCTTCGGTACTCACGTAGGCGTAAATCTCCGTCGCGGTAGTGCCGCTCGAGCGACCGACGACGGCCGCCTCGGCGACACCCTCCACGTCGGTGATCGCGCTCTCGATCGCCATCGTGCTCAGTCGGCTTCCTGAAACGTTGATCACGTCGTCGACGCGGCCGAGCACGGTGACATAGTCCTCGTCGTCGATCGCGGCTGCGTCGCCGCTGAAGTAGCGCCACTCACCGTCGTCAGGCTCGGAGAACCGCTCCCAGTACTCGCTCCGGAACTGGTCGTCGCCGCCGTACAGCGTCCGCGCCATCCCCGGCCAGGGCCGACCGACCGTCAGGTAGCCGGTCTGGCCCGGGTCGACTTCCTCGCCGTGTTCGTCGACTACCTGGACGTCGATACCGGGCAGTCCCGGCCCAGCCGCTCCCGGTTTCATCTCGTCGACACCGGGTAACGTCGAGATCAGTATCGCGCCCGTCTCGGTCTGCCACCAGGTGTCGACGACCGGACACTCGCCGTCGCCGACGTGCTCCCGGTACCAGCTCCACGGACGGGGACTGATCGGCTCGCCGACCGTGCCGAGCAAGCGAAGCGAGGAGAGGTCGTGTCGTTCGGGGTACTCCTCGCCCCACTTCATGAACGCCCGGATCGCCGTCGGCGCGGTGTAAAAGACGTCGACGGCGTTCCGGTCGACGATCTCCCAGAGCCGATCGCGGTCGGGGTAGTCGGGCGTTCCCTCGTACATCACGGTCGTCGTCCCCAGCGCCAGCGGACCGTAGACGATGTAGGAGTGGCCCGTGATCCAGCCGATGTCCGCAGAACACCAGTAGGTGTCCTCGGCCTTGACATCCAGAACAGCGCGGGAAGTCCAGGCGACGTGTGCCAAGTAGCCGCCAGTCGTGTGGACGACGCCTTTCGGCTCGCCCGTCGTTCCGGAGGTGTACATCAGAAACAGCATGTCTTCGGCGTCCCGGGAGACCGGCTCGACCGTCGCACCCGAAAACTCCTCTCGGAGCTCGTGGTAATCCCACTCCCTGTCGCCAAGCACGTGAGGCAACTCCTCGCCGAGCCGATCGACGACGACGGTCTCGACGTCGTGCTCGAGTTCGAGCCGTGCGTTGCCGGCCTTGCTCTTCTGGTTGAACGCGTCACCACGCCGATAGTAGCCGTCGCAGGTGAGCAAATACTCGCTGTCGGCGGCGTCCATCCGCGTCGCGAGCGCGTCCGCGGAGAGCCCGGCAAAGACGACGCTGTGTGGCGCACCGATCCGAGCACACGCCAGCATCGCGATCGGCAACTCCGGAATCATCGGCAAGTAGATCGTGACGACATCGTCCTCCTCGACGCCTAACTGCCGTAACGCGGCCGCGAACTCGTTGACCGCGACGTAGAGATCCCGGTAGGTATAGGTCTCGCACTCGCCGTGTTTCCCCTCCCAACGGATCGCCGCGTGAGTCTTTCGCCCCTCCTCGAGGTGACGATCGACACAGTTGTAGGCAGCGTTCAACCGTCCACCGGTGAACCAGCGATAGAACGGCGGATCGGCGTCCTCGAGGACGGTCTCGTACGGTCGGTCCCAGGAGAGCAGATCGGCGGCGCGATGCCAGCAGTCCGGCCAGTCGTCGTCGAACGTCTGGTAGACGTCGCTGTCGGCCAGGTTTGCCTGCTCGACGAACGTCTCGGGTGGAGTTCGTGGTGACCCAGTGGGGACAGACCGACTACGTCCCCACCCGTTCCGATTGGCCATGTATCTCGAACCGAAGACCGTCAGCCGAATAAACGTTCCTCCGGATCACGACGCTGGACGGCGATTCACCAGCGCGACCGAACGAACGCCATCAGTCGACAGTCGAATCGAGGTCCGAAACGGACTCGTGCTCGCCGGACTCGAGATGACGGACGACGTACACGTCGTACCGCTGGTCGTTCGCGACGGGACTCCCGACGCTCGACTGTGGCGAGATCACCGATCCCGCGTTCTCCGAACCGATAAACACCACGCTCGTGCCAATCTCGGCAGCAACCCGGCGAATCTCACGAACGACGTTCGTCGTCGCGGTCGCCGTCGGCTCGTCGGACTGGACCTCTTCGACGCGAAACGTCGCCTCCGGTGCGACCTCGCGAGCGCGCGTTTCCATCCCCGTAGCGATCGCGTCCGAATCGAACGGCTCACCCTGCGTGATCCAGCCCCGCTCCCGGGCGTACTCCGGATCGTCGGGGATAACAGTCAGGACGACGACCGATTCGTCGAGGAGGTCGCCGAACGTCGACGCCTTCTCGAGTGCCTTCGTCGCGAGCTGTGAACCGTCGAACGGAACGAGCAGTGACATATCCTTCATTGCGACGACCGTCAAAGTAAACTTTCGGCTCCGGCGACGCGTTCGTCGGACAGCCTGGTGAATCGCCTCGGAGTCAAGCCCCGAGGCACTCGCTTTGCTCAACCCGTAGAAGACAACGGTGATGTCGGCTTTACCCACCTGTGAACAGCGGGTGGGCTTTCGCCTCGAAACTCTGTAACCGCGAACCGGCGTGTAGTTGACCGGTCGGCCGCCACAGACTCC contains:
- the acs gene encoding acetate--CoA ligase — encoded protein: MSQEDAELEARLEEQETFEPPESFVEQANVSDPGIYEEFEENWPECWERAAECLDWEEPYEEVLDESAAPTYRWFTDGKLNASYNCLDRHVEDGAKNRAAIKWEGELGETRTYTYGDLLTEVDEFAAALRDLGVEEDDVVTMYMPMIPELPIAMLACARIGAPHSVVFAGFSADALATRMNAADSEYLVTCDGYYRRGDALDHISKANEGLDDVDHETETVVVDRLGDDLEHSLAERQQGYGELIEEHAGETVEPVTRDAEDMLFLMYTSGTTGKPKGVKHTTGGYLSYAAWTSHSVLDLEPEDTYWCSADIGWITGHSYILYGPLSLGTTTVMYEGTPDYPDKDRFWEILEKNRVDVFYTAPTAIRAFMKWGTEYPERYDLSSLRLLGTVGEPINPRAWKWYYEHIGNEECPIVDTWWQTETGGHMITTLPGIAEMKPGSAGPGLPGIDATVVDTTGEEVDAGKAGYLTVQKPWPGMLRTLYRNDDRFVAEYWEEYSDPDADDWVYFPEDGAKIDDDGYITVLGRVDDVVNVSGHRLGTMEIESAAVGVEGVAEAAVVGGDHDIKGEAVYVYAIPEDGYEGGETLEEAVVDSIVDSIGPIAKPEEIIFTPELPKTRSGKIMRRLLEDIASGNELGTTSTLRNPEVVDEIQQQVQE
- a CDS encoding bacterio-opsin activator domain-containing protein, with protein sequence MSLEEGAMDALSRRQYESLLDAAETYREVLVVRLCGEVGLRPAELARLRIDDVDQARIDPPRYLVRVPATDDREDERTAYLPTHVERELRRYARSNGLSPADRIFSVTPRRLQMLVSDVADRASDRFDDSALADVSTGDLRHYFASRSLAEHGVNPRVVKAVGGWRSFEALERYLPEPAEAEIVDSFEAVEGPSGPRSGESRSGRGAVGDDSVVRLLLAASDQYALVRLDEDGYVDRWNRSGATLFGYRAGEIVGTHVSAFYTDEAVEAGAPERTLSSALEESGHETEGWRVREDGSRFRATEVVTPLRDDRGRHCGFALFVRDVSTYYDELEAVRERREELGRRYALATRHRDLTRALLEANDHEEVETETCATLVDGGVYEFAWIDRTTMVDRRREWRAASGIDPVAIDDIVPEEWEPELTDGIDVVGTSTEVDGDSFDGAIAHVPLQYGETTYGTLSVATDREVAFDADERTWLATIGRQVGYAITAVRRRNLLLSDQVVEFELECWDDRAFFVDVSDRLECRFELDSVVPVSESTQLYYFRLEGAPPADVFDLAADEQRVTDYRLIETYEDGWRVEFVVDGASPMLTLSEYGVTIRTATVEDGRGTITAECAADADLRTIVSGFRATFPDSELIGKRESDRTVQTAREFREGLEDRLTDRQVSSLRAAYFGGYYDWPRESTAEEIADAMGVSSPTLHNHLRKGQHELLRTFFDDPADDEGHTPAGAGDGHTG
- the acs gene encoding acetate--CoA ligase yields the protein MANRNGWGRSRSVPTGSPRTPPETFVEQANLADSDVYQTFDDDWPDCWHRAADLLSWDRPYETVLEDADPPFYRWFTGGRLNAAYNCVDRHLEEGRKTHAAIRWEGKHGECETYTYRDLYVAVNEFAAALRQLGVEEDDVVTIYLPMIPELPIAMLACARIGAPHSVVFAGLSADALATRMDAADSEYLLTCDGYYRRGDAFNQKSKAGNARLELEHDVETVVVDRLGEELPHVLGDREWDYHELREEFSGATVEPVSRDAEDMLFLMYTSGTTGEPKGVVHTTGGYLAHVAWTSRAVLDVKAEDTYWCSADIGWITGHSYIVYGPLALGTTTVMYEGTPDYPDRDRLWEIVDRNAVDVFYTAPTAIRAFMKWGEEYPERHDLSSLRLLGTVGEPISPRPWSWYREHVGDGECPVVDTWWQTETGAILISTLPGVDEMKPGAAGPGLPGIDVQVVDEHGEEVDPGQTGYLTVGRPWPGMARTLYGGDDQFRSEYWERFSEPDDGEWRYFSGDAAAIDDEDYVTVLGRVDDVINVSGSRLSTMAIESAITDVEGVAEAAVVGRSSGTTATEIYAYVSTEGGFDPESGDVREAIVDNAESTIGPIAAPDTVVFTPELPKTRSGKIMRRLLEAIANGDDLGDTSALRNPEIVGEIQATIGDG
- a CDS encoding universal stress protein; amino-acid sequence: MSLLVPFDGSQLATKALEKASTFGDLLDESVVVLTVIPDDPEYARERGWITQGEPFDSDAIATGMETRAREVAPEATFRVEEVQSDEPTATATTNVVREIRRVAAEIGTSVVFIGSENAGSVISPQSSVGSPVANDQRYDVYVVRHLESGEHESVSDLDSTVD